From Desulfobacterales bacterium, the proteins below share one genomic window:
- the folD gene encoding bifunctional methylenetetrahydrofolate dehydrogenase/methenyltetrahydrofolate cyclohydrolase FolD has translation MTAQLIKGTDIREEILEELSKEVAEIKEKHGQVPGLVTILVGENPASVSYVTLKVKTADRLGFKEIQDNQPEDISEADLLALIDKYNKDDSIHGILVQLPLPDHIDDKKILNAIDPDKDVDGFHPVNVGRLMIGGSEVKFPPCTPAGIQEMIIRGGVETSGAEVVVVGRSNIVGKPIANMMVQKGPGANSTVTIVHTRTKDLEGHCKRADILIVAAGVPGLVKPEWIKPGACVIDVGVNRVGEKISEKTGKKVAILRGDVDFDAAKEIAGSITPVPGGVGPMTITMLMRNTVNSLKYKLGLMS, from the coding sequence ATGACGGCACAACTGATTAAAGGCACAGACATTCGGGAAGAAATTTTGGAGGAGCTCAGCAAGGAAGTGGCTGAAATTAAGGAAAAGCACGGCCAGGTGCCCGGCCTGGTGACTATTCTGGTGGGGGAGAATCCGGCCTCTGTTTCCTATGTGACGCTTAAAGTGAAAACCGCTGACCGGCTGGGTTTTAAAGAGATTCAGGACAATCAGCCGGAGGATATTTCCGAAGCGGACCTGCTGGCGCTGATTGACAAGTACAACAAGGATGACTCCATCCACGGCATTCTGGTGCAGCTGCCCCTGCCGGATCATATCGACGATAAAAAGATCTTAAACGCCATTGATCCGGATAAAGACGTTGACGGGTTTCACCCGGTCAATGTCGGCCGCCTGATGATCGGCGGCTCTGAGGTCAAGTTTCCGCCCTGCACGCCGGCGGGTATCCAGGAGATGATTATCCGGGGCGGCGTTGAAACCAGCGGCGCGGAGGTCGTGGTGGTCGGCCGGTCCAATATCGTGGGGAAACCGATCGCCAACATGATGGTGCAGAAGGGCCCGGGCGCCAACTCCACCGTAACCATCGTCCACACCCGGACCAAGGATCTGGAGGGCCATTGCAAGCGTGCGGATATTCTGATCGTGGCCGCCGGCGTCCCCGGATTGGTCAAGCCCGAATGGATTAAACCCGGCGCCTGTGTCATTGATGTCGGTGTTAACCGGGTGGGTGAGAAGATCAGCGAGAAGACCGGCAAGAAAGTGGCCATCCTGCGCGGTGACGTGGATTTTGATGCGGCCAAGGAAATTGCCGGATCCATTACCCCTGTGCCGGGCGGGGTCGGTCCCATGACCATCACCATGCTGATGCGAAATACGGTCAACTCATTGAAATACAAACTCGGACTGATGAGCTAG
- a CDS encoding peptidoglycan DD-metalloendopeptidase family protein: MKNRLILFIYDYSGSYVKLKRFTSGHLWLLAGIVLALAAACSVALVHYAHLIAAHEETRELKHQVTELKSSLAQRDEQIKEFTVKIDGLQLKLVKLNRYEQKIRQLVGKKAGGDNLEAYGIGGTISESAAADFLSSEEYHQIIRGIDDSVESVGDAAEAQQNQFEALWKTLRALKNLEAATPSIRPVDGGWISSTFGYRLSPFTGKRELHSGVDIACQKGTPIKATADGKVVYAGVKGLMGKTVVVDHGFGIKTRYGHLNKIRVTDGQKVTRNEVIGEMGSTGRSTGPHVHYEVRLNDVPVDAEKYMTRRLAEN, translated from the coding sequence ATGAAAAACCGACTGATTCTGTTTATCTACGATTACAGCGGATCCTATGTAAAGCTCAAGCGATTCACCAGCGGCCATCTTTGGCTTTTGGCGGGAATTGTCCTGGCATTGGCGGCTGCCTGCAGCGTTGCTCTGGTTCATTATGCCCATTTGATTGCCGCGCATGAGGAAACCCGCGAATTAAAGCATCAGGTCACTGAACTGAAGTCTTCCCTGGCGCAGCGCGATGAACAGATTAAAGAATTCACCGTTAAAATTGATGGGCTTCAGTTAAAACTGGTAAAACTGAATCGCTATGAGCAAAAGATCCGTCAGCTCGTCGGTAAAAAGGCAGGCGGCGATAACCTAGAGGCCTATGGCATCGGCGGCACGATTTCCGAGTCGGCGGCGGCGGATTTCCTCTCATCTGAAGAATATCATCAGATAATCCGCGGCATTGATGATTCCGTTGAAAGCGTGGGTGATGCGGCGGAAGCCCAGCAGAACCAGTTTGAGGCTTTATGGAAGACACTCAGGGCATTGAAAAACCTGGAAGCCGCCACCCCCTCGATCAGACCGGTGGATGGCGGGTGGATTTCCTCCACGTTCGGCTACCGGCTCTCCCCGTTTACTGGTAAACGGGAATTGCATTCGGGTGTCGATATCGCCTGTCAAAAAGGCACGCCCATCAAAGCCACCGCCGATGGTAAGGTCGTATATGCAGGTGTTAAGGGGTTAATGGGAAAAACCGTGGTTGTTGACCATGGATTCGGAATCAAGACGCGATACGGCCATTTGAATAAAATCCGGGTCACGGACGGCCAGAAAGTTACAAGAAATGAAGTGATTGGCGAAATGGGCAGTACCGGCCGCAGCACCGGCCCGCATGTCCATTATGAGGTCCGGTTAAATGATGTGCCGGTGGATGCTGAAAAATACATGACCCGGCGTCTGGCCGAAAATTAA
- the secA gene encoding preprotein translocase subunit SecA, translated as MQLSTATNKFLLKLFGSKNERILRRYYPIVDQINAWEPQISAMSDADLAAQTERFKERYQAGETLDDLLPEAFATVREACWRTLEMRHFDVQLIGAVVLHEGCIAEMKTGEGKTLVAPMAAYLNAITGKGVHIITVNDYLAHRDADWMGNIYKFMGLSVGSIVHGMDDYERKAAYNCDIIYGTNNEFGFDYLRDNMKFDPETLVQRELYFAIVDEVDSILIDEARTPLIISGPAEKSTHLYYQVNSIIPSLEAETDYTVDEKAKSAMLTEDGVARTEKLLNVDNLYDSKNIDLLHHVNQALKAHTLFKRDVDYIVKEGEVIIVDEFTGRLMPGRRFSEGLHQALEAKEKVKIENENQTLATITFQNYFRMYDKLSGMTGTADTEAAEFKKIYNLDVVVIPTNEPMIREDHPDVIYQTKKEKYEAVLDEIAELYNKGQPVLVGTVSIDVSEELSRRLKKRGVPHNVLNAKNHEAEAEIIANAGQKGVVTISTNMAGRGTDIKLGEGVVERGGLHILGTERHESRRIDNQLRGRSGRQGDPGSSRFYLSLEDDLLRIFGGERISGFMDRLGMEEGEPIQHKMISRAIENAQSKVEGHNFQIRKQLLDFDDVMNQQREMIYEHRQQALGKESLRPVIEEMIGEKADDIVNTYSDEKMPVTEWDLKGMRDAVFEQFNMRVNINPDSVEGLAPEKVADWIQDEAVRAYEEKRATIGAKDFREIERIVMLQTVDNLWKDHLLSMDHLKEGIGLRGYAQQDPLMAYKKEAYEMFQDLIYRIKEETLKILFRIQISEPSEVSELAQPEEQEMNFSHGEAGQQKKKPVKRDGEKVGRNDPCPCGSGKKYKKCCGR; from the coding sequence ATGCAGTTAAGTACGGCAACCAATAAATTTCTCCTTAAACTTTTTGGGAGCAAAAACGAGCGGATCCTCCGGCGGTATTATCCCATTGTGGATCAAATCAATGCGTGGGAGCCGCAAATCAGTGCCATGAGCGACGCGGACCTGGCCGCCCAAACCGAGCGTTTCAAGGAGCGCTATCAGGCCGGGGAAACCCTGGATGATCTGCTGCCCGAGGCGTTTGCCACGGTTCGCGAGGCCTGCTGGCGAACCCTTGAGATGCGGCATTTTGACGTGCAGCTGATCGGCGCGGTGGTGCTCCATGAAGGTTGTATCGCGGAAATGAAAACCGGTGAAGGCAAAACCCTGGTGGCCCCGATGGCCGCCTATTTAAATGCCATCACCGGCAAGGGCGTCCATATCATCACGGTCAACGACTATCTGGCCCACCGGGATGCGGACTGGATGGGGAATATCTATAAGTTTATGGGCCTAAGCGTTGGTTCCATCGTTCACGGCATGGACGATTACGAGCGCAAAGCGGCCTATAATTGCGACATCATTTACGGCACCAACAATGAATTCGGGTTCGACTATCTTCGGGATAATATGAAGTTTGACCCGGAAACCCTGGTGCAGCGCGAGCTGTATTTTGCCATTGTGGACGAGGTGGACTCTATCCTGATTGACGAGGCCCGGACCCCGCTCATTATTTCCGGCCCGGCGGAGAAATCCACCCACCTGTATTATCAGGTCAATTCCATCATCCCTTCATTGGAGGCGGAAACGGACTATACGGTGGATGAAAAGGCCAAATCCGCCATGCTCACAGAAGACGGAGTGGCCAGGACGGAGAAGCTTCTAAATGTCGACAACCTCTATGACTCTAAGAATATTGACCTGCTCCACCACGTTAATCAGGCGCTTAAGGCGCATACCCTGTTCAAGCGCGACGTGGACTATATTGTTAAAGAGGGCGAGGTTATCATTGTCGATGAGTTCACCGGCCGCCTCATGCCGGGCCGCCGGTTCAGCGAAGGCCTTCACCAGGCGCTTGAGGCCAAGGAAAAGGTCAAGATCGAAAACGAGAACCAGACACTGGCCACCATCACATTTCAGAACTACTTCCGGATGTATGACAAGCTAAGCGGCATGACCGGGACCGCGGATACAGAGGCCGCGGAGTTCAAGAAAATTTATAACCTGGACGTGGTGGTGATCCCCACGAATGAACCCATGATCCGGGAGGACCATCCGGATGTGATTTATCAGACCAAGAAGGAAAAATATGAGGCTGTTCTCGATGAAATTGCCGAGCTCTATAACAAAGGCCAGCCCGTGCTCGTGGGCACGGTATCCATTGATGTATCCGAGGAGCTAAGCCGGCGGCTGAAAAAACGCGGCGTGCCGCACAACGTGTTAAACGCCAAGAACCATGAGGCGGAGGCTGAAATCATCGCCAACGCCGGGCAGAAAGGCGTGGTGACCATCTCTACCAATATGGCCGGCCGCGGCACGGACATCAAACTTGGCGAGGGCGTGGTTGAGCGCGGCGGCCTGCATATCCTGGGCACCGAGCGCCACGAGAGCCGCCGGATCGATAACCAGCTGCGGGGCCGCTCCGGCCGGCAGGGCGATCCCGGTTCTTCGCGGTTTTATCTTTCCCTGGAAGATGACCTGCTCCGGATTTTCGGCGGAGAGCGGATCTCCGGGTTTATGGACCGGCTGGGCATGGAGGAAGGCGAGCCGATTCAGCACAAGATGATATCGCGCGCCATTGAAAACGCCCAGAGCAAGGTGGAAGGGCATAATTTCCAGATCAGAAAACAGCTTTTGGACTTTGACGATGTCATGAATCAGCAGCGCGAGATGATTTACGAACATCGCCAGCAGGCCCTGGGCAAGGAAAGCCTGCGTCCGGTGATTGAAGAAATGATCGGGGAGAAGGCTGATGATATCGTAAACACCTATTCCGATGAGAAGATGCCGGTCACGGAGTGGGATCTCAAGGGCATGCGCGATGCGGTGTTTGAACAGTTTAATATGCGGGTAAACATCAATCCGGATTCAGTGGAAGGTCTGGCTCCGGAGAAGGTGGCGGACTGGATTCAGGATGAGGCCGTCCGGGCGTATGAGGAAAAACGGGCCACCATTGGGGCAAAGGATTTCCGGGAAATCGAGCGGATCGTAATGCTCCAGACCGTGGATAACCTCTGGAAGGATCACCTCCTGTCCATGGATCACTTAAAGGAGGGAATCGGGCTGAGGGGCTATGCCCAGCAGGATCCGCTGATGGCCTATAAAAAGGAAGCCTATGAAATGTTTCAGGATCTGATCTACCGGATCAAGGAGGAGACCTTAAAGATCCTGTTCCGGATCCAGATCTCCGAGCCAAGTGAGGTTTCTGAACTGGCCCAGCCCGAGGAGCAGGAGATGAACTTCTCCCACGGCGAGGCGGGGCAGCAGAAAAAGAAGCCGGTCAAGCGCGATGGCGAGAAGGTGGGCAGAAACGATCCCTGTCCCTGCGGCAGCGGAAAGAAATACAAGAAATGCTGCGGCAGGTAA
- the clpS gene encoding ATP-dependent Clp protease adapter ClpS translates to MTGYDPETEEKVVSETEQEVTEPPMYRVLLHNDDYTTMEFVVELLMYIFNKSLEEATQIMLNVHRSGKGVCGIYTYEVAETKVEMVHQLAKERGFPLKSTMEKV, encoded by the coding sequence ATGACCGGGTACGACCCGGAGACAGAAGAAAAGGTGGTCTCCGAGACCGAGCAAGAAGTGACGGAGCCGCCCATGTATCGTGTGCTTTTGCACAACGACGATTACACGACAATGGAATTTGTTGTGGAATTGCTGATGTATATTTTTAACAAATCCCTTGAGGAGGCCACCCAAATCATGCTGAATGTGCACCGCAGCGGCAAAGGGGTTTGCGGTATCTATACCTATGAAGTGGCAGAGACCAAGGTCGAAATGGTGCATCAGCTTGCCAAAGAACGGGGCTTTCCGTTGAAAAGTACGATGGAAAAGGTGTAG
- the clpA gene encoding ATP-dependent Clp protease ATP-binding subunit ClpA, with product MISKGLSAILSYAVKEARKRRHEYVCVEHILYAIVHDSGGIEIIESCGGNIENIQNELERFFNEKMERVPEDQEYVLQQTMRFQRVIQRAVNHARSAEKDSVYIGDILASILEEKNSHAAYFMAAEGITRLDVLNVISHGIRGEHFKEGDAPEGGVVTEKKGKKKTDPLEAFTIDLVDRALKGKLDPLIGREAEMDRTVQVLCRRRKNNPVFVGDPGVGKTAMAEGLAQRIANGDMPDILAEARIYSLDLGALLAGTKYRGDFEQRLKSVIASLQRKTNAILFIDEIHTIVGAGATSSGSMDASNILKPSLVTGELRCIGSTTYEEFKNFFEKDRAFSRRFEKIEIAEPSTADAVKILKGLKSYYEDHHQIEYTEKSLKSAAELSAKYINERFLPDKAIDVIDEAGVLLRLTGASNRKRVQPTDIEKVVSKMARIPTESVTSSDRNNLENLAERLQSKIFGQDSAIASLTKAIKRSRAGLSAPERPIGSFLFTGPTGVGKTEVARQIAYQLGIQFLRFDMSEYMEKHAVARLIGAPPGYIGFDQGGLLTDQIRKYPYSVLLLDEIEKAHMDMYNILLQVMDHAALTDNNGKTADFRNVILIMTSNAGAREMASTSIGFGSDARTDPGSKGKRAVEQFFSPEFRNRLDDTITFNSLNTDIMVQVVDKFIEEMRPQLEAKKVRLRLSDATRRWLARKGHDPTFGARPLDRVIQREIKDVLTDQILFGNLTKGGDVFVKVKDDRLIFSYS from the coding sequence ATGATCAGTAAAGGTCTTAGCGCAATATTGAGTTATGCAGTGAAAGAGGCCCGCAAGCGGCGCCACGAATATGTGTGCGTGGAGCATATCCTGTATGCCATTGTGCACGACAGCGGCGGCATAGAGATTATTGAAAGCTGCGGCGGCAATATCGAAAACATCCAAAACGAGCTGGAGCGGTTTTTCAACGAGAAGATGGAGCGTGTGCCCGAGGATCAGGAGTATGTGCTGCAGCAGACCATGCGCTTTCAGCGGGTGATCCAGCGGGCGGTCAACCATGCCCGGTCCGCTGAAAAGGATTCGGTATATATCGGCGATATCCTGGCCTCCATCCTGGAAGAAAAAAATTCCCATGCTGCCTATTTCATGGCGGCCGAGGGGATTACCCGGCTGGATGTGTTAAACGTGATTTCCCACGGCATCCGGGGCGAGCACTTCAAGGAAGGGGATGCGCCGGAAGGCGGCGTGGTCACCGAGAAAAAAGGCAAAAAGAAAACCGATCCCCTGGAAGCCTTTACCATCGATCTGGTGGACCGGGCATTGAAGGGAAAGCTCGACCCCCTGATCGGCCGGGAGGCGGAAATGGACCGGACCGTCCAGGTGCTCTGCCGCCGCCGCAAAAACAACCCGGTGTTTGTGGGCGATCCGGGGGTCGGAAAAACCGCCATGGCCGAGGGCCTGGCCCAGCGTATCGCCAACGGCGACATGCCGGATATACTGGCGGAAGCCCGGATTTATTCCCTGGATCTGGGGGCGCTTTTGGCCGGCACCAAGTATCGCGGGGATTTTGAGCAGCGGCTTAAATCGGTGATCGCCTCGCTCCAGCGAAAAACCAATGCGATCCTGTTTATCGATGAGATCCATACCATTGTGGGCGCGGGTGCGACGAGCAGCGGCTCCATGGATGCATCCAATATCCTGAAGCCGTCCCTGGTGACGGGGGAACTGCGCTGCATCGGCTCAACCACCTACGAGGAGTTTAAGAACTTCTTTGAAAAGGACCGGGCGTTTTCCCGGCGGTTTGAAAAGATCGAGATCGCCGAGCCGTCAACCGCGGATGCCGTGAAGATCCTGAAGGGCCTGAAATCCTATTATGAGGATCATCACCAGATTGAATACACGGAAAAATCTCTGAAATCGGCGGCGGAATTGTCCGCCAAATATATCAATGAGCGGTTTTTACCGGATAAGGCCATTGACGTGATTGATGAAGCCGGGGTGCTGCTGCGCCTGACCGGCGCCTCAAACCGCAAGCGGGTCCAGCCGACGGATATTGAAAAAGTCGTGTCCAAGATGGCCCGCATCCCCACGGAAAGCGTCACCTCCTCGGATCGAAACAACCTGGAAAATCTGGCGGAGCGCCTGCAATCTAAAATTTTCGGGCAGGATTCGGCCATTGCATCCTTGACAAAAGCCATCAAGCGCTCGCGCGCCGGACTTTCCGCACCTGAGCGGCCCATCGGCTCGTTTCTGTTTACCGGCCCGACCGGTGTGGGAAAAACCGAGGTGGCCCGGCAGATTGCATATCAGCTCGGCATTCAGTTTCTGCGGTTTGATATGAGCGAATACATGGAAAAACATGCCGTGGCCCGGCTGATCGGCGCCCCGCCTGGATACATCGGGTTTGATCAGGGGGGGCTGCTGACCGATCAGATCCGCAAATATCCTTACAGCGTGCTGCTTTTGGACGAGATCGAGAAGGCGCACATGGATATGTACAATATCCTTCTGCAGGTCATGGATCATGCGGCATTAACCGATAATAACGGAAAAACCGCGGATTTTCGAAACGTGATCCTGATCATGACATCCAATGCCGGGGCACGGGAGATGGCCAGTACATCCATCGGTTTTGGCAGTGATGCCCGGACCGATCCGGGCAGCAAGGGGAAACGGGCGGTGGAGCAGTTTTTCAGTCCGGAATTCAGAAACCGGCTGGATGATACGATTACATTTAATTCCTTGAATACCGATATCATGGTGCAGGTGGTGGATAAGTTCATCGAGGAGATGAGGCCGCAGCTTGAGGCCAAGAAAGTGCGCCTCCGACTCTCAGATGCCACCCGGCGCTGGCTGGCCAGAAAGGGCCATGACCCCACTTTCGGCGCCCGGCCCCTGGATCGGGTCATCCAGAGGGAAATCAAGGATGTGCTGACGGATCAGATCCTTTTCGGCAACCTCACCAAAGGCGGCGACGTCTTTGTCAAGGTCAAGGATGACAGGCTGATATTTTCCTACTCATAG
- the aat gene encoding leucyl/phenylalanyl-tRNA--protein transferase, translating into MPIFRLSDKVSFPPPHFAGREGLLAVGGDLSTERLLLAYRMGIFPWFSDSDPILWWSPDPRLVLYPQDIHVPKRLRRTIRQGVFNVTSDTAFEHVIQRCARIRMESGEGTWITDAMIKAYCRLFAAGYAHSVETWQNGNLVGGLYGVSLGGCFFGESMFSEVSEASKVALVSLCMFLQAHEFDMVDCQLTTAHLLWMGAQEISRTAFLKHLQLSMRKKTLRGPWAVRLPDFNGRSGTPAANQQPLHQ; encoded by the coding sequence ATGCCGATTTTTCGCCTGTCAGACAAGGTGTCTTTTCCGCCCCCCCATTTCGCCGGCCGGGAAGGCCTGCTGGCGGTGGGGGGCGACCTCAGCACCGAACGGCTTCTGCTGGCCTACCGAATGGGGATTTTCCCCTGGTTTTCAGACAGTGATCCGATTTTGTGGTGGTCTCCGGATCCCCGCCTTGTGCTATATCCGCAGGATATTCATGTGCCCAAACGGCTCCGCCGGACAATCCGGCAGGGTGTGTTTAACGTTACAAGCGATACGGCGTTTGAACACGTGATCCAGCGCTGCGCCCGGATCCGTATGGAAAGCGGCGAAGGCACCTGGATTACGGATGCCATGATTAAAGCCTACTGCCGCCTGTTTGCGGCCGGATATGCCCATTCCGTGGAAACCTGGCAGAACGGAAACCTGGTGGGCGGCCTCTACGGGGTCTCACTTGGCGGGTGTTTTTTTGGCGAATCCATGTTCTCGGAGGTAAGCGAGGCCTCCAAAGTGGCGCTGGTTTCACTTTGCATGTTTCTTCAGGCGCATGAATTTGATATGGTGGATTGCCAGCTTACCACAGCACATCTTTTATGGATGGGCGCGCAGGAAATCAGCCGAACCGCTTTTTTAAAGCACCTGCAGCTATCCATGCGGAAAAAAACGTTAAGGGGGCCGTGGGCGGTTCGGCTGCCGGATTTTAACGGACGCTCCGGGACGCCCGCCGCCAACCAGCAGCCGCTCCATCAATAA
- a CDS encoding histidine triad nucleotide-binding protein, which translates to MAQDCIFCKIIDGEIPTEFVHQDDNLVVFKDINPLAPVHLLIVPKRHIRGINDLADGDREILAELILMARDMAKRFSIDKSGYRIFFNVEKGGGQEVFHLHMHMIGGWE; encoded by the coding sequence ATGGCACAGGACTGCATATTCTGCAAAATCATTGATGGGGAGATCCCCACCGAATTCGTCCATCAGGATGACAACCTCGTGGTCTTTAAGGACATTAACCCCCTGGCGCCGGTCCATCTGTTAATTGTGCCGAAACGGCACATCCGCGGCATCAATGATTTAGCGGATGGAGACCGGGAGATTCTGGCGGAACTCATCTTGATGGCCCGTGATATGGCCAAACGGTTCTCGATTGATAAGTCCGGGTATCGAATATTTTTCAATGTGGAAAAAGGCGGGGGCCAGGAAGTTTTCCACCTCCACATGCATATGATCGGCGGCTGGGAGTAG
- a CDS encoding DUF3786 domain-containing protein, whose product MAKKSPVFEKIYRDYLDQVAALDLSGKEELLGIRRSEEGIWVPFFNRQFCVASTGITDASGRQPIHAVSVGLCRYLILCPDRLPESGTEWVSYRGFKDAAPFAAAFAKNTEAAIAENFAGRLTELEAAGRELGGAPIETDLSYDLTLRFDGLPRVPVFLLFNDADDEFGAECSVLFEKRAEAFLDMECLAIVGWLLSDYLAQAAGIGDKTLI is encoded by the coding sequence GTGGCTAAGAAATCGCCGGTCTTTGAAAAGATTTACCGGGATTACCTGGATCAGGTCGCAGCCCTTGATTTGTCGGGAAAAGAGGAGCTGTTAGGCATCCGCCGGAGCGAAGAGGGCATATGGGTTCCTTTTTTTAACCGGCAGTTTTGTGTTGCCTCCACAGGCATCACCGATGCTTCGGGCCGGCAGCCGATCCATGCGGTGAGCGTGGGGCTTTGCCGGTATTTGATTTTATGCCCGGACAGGCTTCCGGAAAGCGGCACGGAATGGGTGTCTTACCGGGGTTTCAAGGATGCCGCCCCATTTGCCGCGGCATTTGCCAAAAATACGGAAGCGGCCATTGCGGAAAATTTCGCCGGTCGGCTGACGGAGCTTGAGGCGGCTGGCCGGGAATTGGGCGGGGCCCCCATTGAAACGGATCTGTCCTATGATCTGACCCTGCGGTTCGATGGACTGCCCCGCGTGCCGGTATTTCTGCTGTTCAATGATGCGGATGATGAGTTCGGCGCCGAATGCTCGGTGCTTTTTGAAAAACGGGCGGAGGCGTTTCTGGACATGGAGTGCCTGGCCATTGTGGGCTGGCTGCTTTCCGATTACCTGGCTCAGGCCGCCGGGATAGGAGATAAGACGCTGATATAG
- a CDS encoding 3-isopropylmalate dehydratase large subunit — MGKTVAEKIFDAHVVDNPAGDIYVLRLDAVFCHEITTPVAINDLVRRGKDRVFDPTKIKAVIDHVTPAKDSKTALQGKIVRDWARRHNIPDFFDIGRNGVCHAIFPEKGFARPGYTIIMGDSHTCTHGAFGAFAAGVGTTDLEVGILKGVCAFKYPGTIKIEVTGDLPAGVYAKDVILSIIGKIGVSGATNKVIEFTGAVIENMSMEARMTVSNMAVEAGATCGICYPDKTTVDYLWPYIQTEFDSKQAALAAYQAFLPDADAPYDEIITIDAARLEPMVTYGYKPENVTPVSEMAGTPVDQVYIGSCTNGRLEDLRVAAEVLKGRRISDSVRGIVSPATPGVYQQALEEGIIKIFMDAGFCVTNPTCGACLGMSNGVLAEGEVCASTTNRNFSGRMGKGGMVHLMSPATAAATAIAGEISNANPYNG, encoded by the coding sequence TTGGGAAAAACAGTTGCTGAGAAAATATTTGACGCGCATGTCGTGGATAACCCGGCGGGCGATATTTACGTGCTCCGACTGGACGCGGTGTTCTGCCACGAGATCACCACGCCCGTTGCCATAAATGACTTAGTCCGGCGCGGCAAGGACCGGGTGTTTGATCCCACCAAAATCAAGGCGGTGATCGACCATGTCACGCCGGCCAAGGATTCCAAGACCGCGCTTCAGGGAAAAATCGTCCGGGACTGGGCCCGGCGGCACAATATCCCGGACTTTTTTGATATCGGCAGAAACGGGGTTTGCCACGCCATATTTCCGGAAAAAGGGTTTGCGCGCCCCGGCTATACCATCATCATGGGCGATTCGCACACCTGCACCCACGGGGCCTTTGGCGCATTTGCCGCAGGCGTTGGCACCACGGATTTAGAGGTGGGGATTTTAAAAGGGGTGTGTGCCTTCAAATACCCCGGCACCATCAAAATCGAAGTAACCGGCGACCTGCCGGCCGGCGTGTATGCCAAGGATGTCATCCTCTCTATTATCGGTAAAATCGGGGTAAGCGGGGCCACCAACAAGGTGATCGAGTTCACCGGAGCGGTGATCGAAAATATGAGCATGGAGGCACGAATGACCGTCTCCAACATGGCGGTTGAGGCCGGCGCCACCTGCGGCATCTGCTACCCGGACAAGACCACAGTGGATTACCTCTGGCCCTATATTCAAACGGAGTTCGATTCCAAGCAAGCAGCGCTTGCCGCCTATCAGGCGTTTCTGCCGGATGCGGATGCCCCCTATGATGAAATCATTACCATTGACGCGGCGCGCCTGGAACCCATGGTTACCTATGGCTATAAGCCTGAGAATGTGACGCCTGTATCTGAAATGGCCGGCACACCGGTGGACCAGGTCTATATCGGCTCCTGCACCAACGGCCGGCTGGAGGACCTGCGCGTGGCCGCGGAAGTGTTAAAGGGCCGGCGGATCAGCGATTCGGTGCGCGGCATTGTATCCCCGGCAACGCCCGGGGTCTATCAGCAGGCCCTGGAAGAAGGGATTATCAAAATTTTTATGGATGCGGGCTTTTGCGTGACCAACCCCACCTGCGGCGCGTGCCTGGGCATGAGCAACGGCGTGCTGGCCGAGGGTGAGGTCTGTGCCTCCACCACCAACCGAAATTTTTCCGGCCGGATGGGCAAGGGCGGCATGGTGCATCTGATGAGCCCGGCCACCGCCGCGGCAACAGCCATTGCCGGTGAAATCAGCAATGCGAACCCCTATAACGGCTAA
- a CDS encoding 3-isopropylmalate dehydratase small subunit codes for MTDFSGKVLFLDRSDINTDEIIPARYLTEITKEALKPHLLEDLDLDGFDPARDIPGKSVIVTRANFGCGSSREHAPWALEVNGIQIVIAESFARIFRQNMFNCGMMAVELEKPAIDKLFADFSGKEAFFETDLANSRFIISADGQSAEFGFSISDFDRSLIEAGGWVEYADAHY; via the coding sequence ATGACAGATTTCTCTGGAAAGGTCCTTTTTCTGGACCGCTCGGATATTAATACCGATGAGATCATTCCGGCCCGCTATTTAACCGAAATCACCAAAGAAGCATTAAAGCCGCATCTTCTGGAAGACCTTGATCTGGATGGGTTTGACCCGGCACGCGACATCCCGGGAAAATCCGTAATTGTCACACGCGCCAATTTCGGCTGCGGCTCCTCCCGGGAACATGCCCCGTGGGCCCTCGAGGTAAACGGCATCCAAATAGTGATTGCCGAGAGTTTCGCCCGGATCTTCCGGCAGAACATGTTCAACTGCGGTATGATGGCGGTGGAGCTTGAGAAACCGGCCATTGATAAGTTGTTCGCAGATTTTTCTGGTAAAGAGGCTTTCTTTGAAACGGATTTGGCGAACAGCCGGTTTATCATCTCCGCTGACGGGCAAAGCGCCGAATTCGGCTTTTCAATATCCGATTTTGACCGGTCCCTGATAGAGGCCGGCGGGTGGGTTGAGTATGCGGATGCCCATTATTAA